The DNA region TGCAAGATTCAATTCCTTTGCTGTTTCAAAGAAGAAAGCAACATTTTCTTCGGGAGTTTCTGGTAAGACACCATGACCGAGATTGAGAATGTGACCCCAGTTACCAGCTTTGCGAACGGTATCAAGAATGCGATCGCGGATAAATTCTTTAGAGCCGAATAACACACCTGGGTCTAGATTTCCTTGAACTTTGACATGCTTACCTAATCTGGCTCGTGCGTCTGCCATATCCACTGCCCAGTCTACAGTGACAATATCAGCGCCAGATTGTGCCATTCTTTCCAACACACCTGCACTACCGCTAACTAGCAAAATCAAAGGTGTATCGGGGTGGGTTTGCTTGACTTGTTGGAAAACTCGCTTCTGATAGGGGAGAGCAAAGGTGTCATAATCTTGAGGACTCAATTGACCCGCCCAAGAATCGAACATTTGCACAACTTGAGCGCCACAGTCAATTTGGTAGCGGGCATAGATAGCGATCGCATCTGCTAATTTAGCTAACAGTTGATGCAATATCGTCGGATCTGAAAATGCCATGTTTTTGATGATGGAATAGGTTTTAGAACCTTTTCCTTCCACGGCATAAGCTGCTAATGTCCACGGCGCACCCACAAAGCCCAACACGGTTGATTTATCGCCTACTTCCGAACGTAGCGCTTGTAAGATTGTTTTGATAAATGGTAGAGCTGCTTCTGGTTCTAAAGGATGCAGGCGTTCAATTTGTTCTTGAGTGCGGAGGGGCGAGTGAATGATTGGCCCTTTACCTTCGGCAATATCCATGTCAATGCCCAAACCAGGTAATGGGGTGACAATATCAGAAAATAAAATTACTCCGTCTGGTTGGAAAGCTCTCCAGGGTTGCAAGGAAACTTCAATTGCTACTTCTGGAATTTCAGAGCGATCGCGAAAGGAAGGATACTTTTCTCTTAAGTCTCGATATGCTTTCATATATCGTCCCGCTTGTCGCATCATCCATACAGGGGGACGATCTACTACTTCACCACGAGCAGCCCGTAAGAGATGAGGAGTCGTTGAATAAACACCCATTTATCACTTCATCCTAAGTCACAATTTTTATGCCACTGTTTAGCTTATCATTCTGGGATTACGCTTTTTCAGAATAAAAGGGACTGGGGAGTGGGGAATAGGGAGTGGGGACTAAGGAGTGAGAAATAGGATAAAACAAGAATCAATATTGAACTGAGAATTGGAATTGGGCATGGGGCATTGGTTAATAATCAATAGTTCTTCTTCCGCTACTCCCTCATCCCCACTCCCCACTCCCCACTCCCCTAACTCCCTATGCAAACTGACTCTAACAGTTCCGATGATGTTGCATCTGCTAATAATGAGCCTAACCCAGGAAAGTTTTTGATTCCGCGATCGCAGCGACAGAGGTTCTTTATTCAGTTTACCTTAATGACCCTAATTGGATGGGTTGTGGGTGGCGTTGCCAGTATCGCCTTAGAGAAAATTATTCTCCAAACCTCACCTAGTGTTGTTATCCAACCACAAACATGGAGCATTTTGGTCAGAAGTCTTAGCAATGTTATATTTGCTGTGATTTTTGCTGCCGATCAGAGCCTTGTCCTTTACCGATATTTATCAGGTTGGCAGTGGATGTTTGCTACTAGTGTAGGTTGGCTGATTGCTAACGGCGTTTCTACAGCCTGGATTAACTATCTTTCAAGTATTGCCATATCGTTAAATGAAACTTTATCTCCTGAGCAGACTTTTATTTTTGGATTTCTGTCTGCGATCGCATATATTATTTCTGGTATTTGGCTGGGGCTTTGCCAGTGGCTGGTATTGAGACGATATACAACAGACATTTGGTGGTGGAATTTTGTACCCTCAATCTCTTTTTTCTGGATCACTATTTTGATTTGGTTGCTTTTTGTTGTGCAAAATTTGATTCCAGAAGCCAATCGTACTTTTATACTATATTGGAGTGGACAAGGATTTACAGCATTAATTTTGGGAATTATACCAGCAATTAGCTTATGTACCTTGAAAAGAAATTCACATCGCCGGAATGGAATTTCTGGTTAATCATAATTAAGT from Nostoc commune NIES-4072 includes:
- the hemE gene encoding uroporphyrinogen decarboxylase; this translates as MGVYSTTPHLLRAARGEVVDRPPVWMMRQAGRYMKAYRDLREKYPSFRDRSEIPEVAIEVSLQPWRAFQPDGVILFSDIVTPLPGLGIDMDIAEGKGPIIHSPLRTQEQIERLHPLEPEAALPFIKTILQALRSEVGDKSTVLGFVGAPWTLAAYAVEGKGSKTYSIIKNMAFSDPTILHQLLAKLADAIAIYARYQIDCGAQVVQMFDSWAGQLSPQDYDTFALPYQKRVFQQVKQTHPDTPLILLVSGSAGVLERMAQSGADIVTVDWAVDMADARARLGKHVKVQGNLDPGVLFGSKEFIRDRILDTVRKAGNWGHILNLGHGVLPETPEENVAFFFETAKELNLAGVKG